Proteins encoded together in one Dechloromonas sp. HYN0024 window:
- the folP gene encoding dihydropteroate synthase produces MTNLHCGDFSLPLDRPLLMGIVNLTPDSFSGDGLIGNVEQAIRHARQQFEAGSDILDIGAESSRPGATPTSEADELCRLLPVLKEIVGWGVPISVDTYKPAVMRAALAAGASMINDITGMAHPEALAAVAGSDCAVCVMHMQGEPGTMQATPHYGDVVAEVRSFLADAVMRCRQAGVADQRLVLDPGFGFGKTLDHNLALFRSIKGAGVDGLPMLVGVSRKSMLGAITGRPVGERLAASVAAALMAAQKGAKILRVHDVAATRDALAVWSAIEQEAKQ; encoded by the coding sequence ATGACAAATCTGCACTGCGGCGATTTCAGCCTCCCGCTTGATCGTCCCCTGTTGATGGGGATCGTTAATCTGACGCCGGATTCTTTTTCGGGCGATGGCCTTATCGGCAATGTCGAGCAGGCCATCCGGCACGCCCGTCAGCAGTTCGAGGCGGGCTCGGATATCCTCGATATTGGTGCCGAATCCTCACGGCCGGGGGCGACTCCGACCTCTGAAGCCGATGAATTGTGCCGCCTGCTACCGGTACTCAAGGAAATTGTCGGTTGGGGAGTACCCATCTCGGTTGATACCTACAAGCCAGCCGTTATGCGGGCAGCTCTGGCAGCCGGGGCATCGATGATCAACGACATTACCGGCATGGCTCACCCGGAGGCCCTGGCGGCGGTGGCGGGGAGTGATTGTGCCGTGTGCGTCATGCACATGCAGGGCGAGCCCGGCACCATGCAGGCTACGCCGCATTATGGCGATGTCGTCGCCGAGGTCCGCTCATTTCTCGCTGATGCTGTGATGCGCTGCCGTCAGGCTGGGGTCGCCGATCAGCGGCTGGTACTCGATCCAGGCTTCGGTTTTGGCAAGACGCTGGATCACAACCTGGCCCTTTTCCGGTCCATCAAGGGAGCGGGGGTCGATGGCTTGCCGATGCTCGTCGGTGTCTCGAGAAAGTCGATGCTGGGGGCGATTACCGGTCGCCCGGTCGGTGAACGACTGGCTGCTAGTGTCGCGGCAGCGCTGATGGCTGCCCAAAAAGGTGCGAAAATACTGCGGGTGCATGATGTCGCGGCAACCAGGGATGCTCTGGCGGTGTGGTCGGCAATAGAACAAGAGGCAAAGCAATGA
- the glmM gene encoding phosphoglucosamine mutase: MSRKYFGTDGVRGRVGQSPITPDFVMHLGYSAGKALLSQSNMPPGERPAVLIGKDTRLSGYMLESALEAGFSAAGIDVFLVGPLPTPAVAYLTRALRLQAGIVISASHNPYYDNGIKFFSAQGTKLPDEVEHAIEAGIDQPIVCAPPADLGRVRRIDDARGRYIEFCKSTFPNDLDLRGLKIVVDCAHGAAYHIAPSVFHELGADVVTIGAQPNGLNINDGVGATAPKALREAVLANQADLGVALDGDADRLQMVDAEGTLYDGDQLLFAIVRSRARAGKVKGVVGTLMTNLALEHALGKLDIPFVRAAVGDRYVVEMLNEKGWLYGGENSGHILAMDRHTTGDGIVAALQVMAALREAGCDLKGLLGDLVLYPQKLINVPITRGFAWKDHPAITSALAETETGLAGRGRVLLRASGTEPLLRVMVEGEDAVEVADAAEKLAAVVGALAQ, encoded by the coding sequence ATGAGCAGGAAATATTTCGGTACGGATGGGGTTCGCGGCCGGGTTGGACAATCGCCGATTACCCCCGATTTCGTCATGCATCTTGGCTATTCGGCCGGCAAGGCCTTGTTGAGTCAGAGCAATATGCCCCCCGGTGAACGTCCCGCCGTGCTGATCGGCAAGGACACCCGACTCTCTGGTTACATGCTCGAATCGGCGCTGGAGGCAGGATTTTCTGCTGCCGGCATTGATGTCTTCCTGGTTGGCCCCTTGCCGACACCGGCGGTCGCCTATCTGACCCGCGCCTTGCGCCTGCAGGCCGGTATCGTCATTTCGGCGTCGCACAATCCCTACTACGACAACGGCATCAAGTTTTTCTCGGCGCAAGGTACCAAATTGCCCGACGAGGTCGAGCACGCCATCGAGGCCGGCATTGATCAGCCCATCGTCTGTGCCCCGCCCGCCGATCTTGGTCGGGTCAGACGCATCGACGATGCGCGTGGCCGCTACATCGAATTCTGCAAAAGCACCTTTCCCAACGATCTCGACCTGCGTGGCCTGAAGATTGTCGTCGATTGCGCGCACGGCGCGGCCTACCATATCGCGCCCAGCGTCTTTCATGAGTTGGGGGCAGATGTCGTGACTATCGGCGCGCAGCCCAATGGTCTGAATATCAACGACGGGGTCGGGGCGACAGCCCCCAAGGCCTTGCGCGAGGCTGTGCTGGCTAATCAGGCGGATCTTGGCGTGGCGCTCGACGGCGATGCTGACCGCCTGCAGATGGTCGATGCTGAAGGCACGCTTTACGATGGCGATCAACTGCTGTTCGCCATCGTCCGCAGCCGGGCCCGTGCCGGCAAGGTCAAGGGCGTGGTTGGTACGCTGATGACCAATCTGGCGCTCGAGCACGCCCTCGGCAAACTCGACATCCCGTTTGTCCGGGCGGCGGTCGGCGACCGGTATGTGGTCGAAATGCTTAACGAAAAGGGCTGGCTCTATGGCGGGGAAAACTCCGGCCATATCCTGGCCATGGATCGCCATACCACCGGTGATGGCATTGTCGCCGCCTTGCAGGTCATGGCGGCGCTGCGTGAGGCCGGCTGCGACCTGAAGGGTTTGCTCGGCGACTTGGTGCTCTATCCGCAGAAGTTGATCAATGTGCCGATCACCCGCGGGTTCGCCTGGAAAGATCATCCAGCAATTACCTCGGCGCTGGCCGAAACGGAAACGGGGTTGGCCGGACGGGGCAGGGTGCTACTCCGTGCCTCGGGTACCGAGCCGCTGCTGCGCGTCATGGTGGAAGGCGAAGATGCAGTCGAGGTGGCCGATGCGGCCGAAAAACTGGCGGCCGTAGTCGGTGCGCTGGCGCAATAA
- a CDS encoding NADH-quinone oxidoreductase subunit B family protein — translation MAIEGVLQEGFVTTTADKLINYMRTGSIWPMTFGLACCAVEMIHAGVSRYDLDRFGIVFRASPRQSDVMIVAGTLTNKMAPALRKVYDQMAEPRWVISMGSCANGGGYYHYSYSVVRGCDRIVPVDIYVPGCPPTAEALIYGLIQLQNKIRRTNTIAR, via the coding sequence ATGGCTATTGAAGGCGTCCTCCAGGAAGGGTTTGTCACCACTACGGCTGACAAGCTGATCAATTACATGCGCACCGGTTCAATCTGGCCCATGACCTTCGGTCTGGCCTGTTGTGCGGTTGAAATGATTCATGCCGGCGTATCCCGTTACGACCTCGATCGTTTCGGCATCGTTTTCCGGGCTAGTCCGCGTCAGTCCGATGTGATGATTGTCGCTGGTACGCTGACCAACAAGATGGCCCCGGCCTTGCGCAAGGTCTATGACCAGATGGCCGAGCCGCGTTGGGTGATCTCCATGGGCTCCTGCGCCAATGGCGGTGGTTACTACCATTACTCCTACTCTGTGGTGCGCGGTTGTGATCGCATCGTGCCTGTCGATATCTATGTGCCGGGCTGTCCGCCCACTGCTGAAGCCCTGATCTACGGGCTGATTCAGTTGCAGAACAAGATTCGTCGTACCAATACCATTGCTCGTTAA
- the ftsH gene encoding ATP-dependent zinc metalloprotease FtsH — MNNMFKNLAVWLVIGLVLMTVFNQFNSRQVATGSVEYSQFIEEVKSGRISKVVMEGRTLKATTTEGKRITSYAPPDLWLVSDLLKNGVKIEARPEEEPSFLMNLFVSWFPMLLLIGVWVFFMRQMQGGGKGGAFSFGKSKARMMDESTNVITFADVAGCDEAKEEVQEIVDFLRDPSKFQKLGGRIPKGVLMVGNPGTGKTLLAKAIAGEAKVPFFSISGSDFVEMFVGVGAARVRDMFENAKKHAPCIIFIDEIDAVGRHRGAGLGGGNDEREQTLNQLLVEMDGFEGHTGIIVIAATNRPDILDPALLRPGRFDRQVVVPLPDIRGREEILKVHMRKVPISGDVKADIIARGTPGFSGADLANLVNEAALFAARGNKRLVDMEDFEKAKDKIMMGAERRSMVMTEEEKMNTAYHESGHAVVAKLVPKSDPVHKVTIIPRGRALGLTMQLPEQDRYAYDREYLMSRIAVLFGGRIAEELFMNQMTTGASNDFERATAMARDMVTRYGMSDLGVMVYGENEGEVFLGRSVTQHKNVSEATMQKVDAEIRRLIDEQYALARRLLEENRDKVEAMTKALLEWETIDAEQIDDIMAGKSPRPPKPSQSTPRSSTPSDTPGAEPSAAAPA; from the coding sequence TTGAACAACATGTTCAAAAACCTGGCCGTGTGGCTGGTCATTGGCCTGGTGCTGATGACAGTGTTTAATCAGTTCAACAGCCGTCAGGTTGCGACGGGTTCCGTCGAATATTCCCAGTTTATCGAGGAAGTGAAGTCCGGCCGCATTTCCAAGGTGGTCATGGAAGGCCGTACGCTGAAGGCAACCACGACCGAGGGCAAGCGCATTACCTCCTATGCGCCGCCTGATCTGTGGCTGGTCTCTGATCTCCTCAAGAATGGCGTCAAGATCGAAGCCCGACCGGAAGAAGAGCCGTCCTTCCTGATGAATCTCTTCGTCAGCTGGTTCCCGATGCTCCTCCTGATCGGCGTCTGGGTCTTCTTCATGCGTCAGATGCAGGGCGGTGGCAAGGGCGGGGCGTTTTCCTTCGGCAAGTCGAAGGCCCGCATGATGGACGAATCGACCAATGTCATCACTTTTGCCGATGTCGCCGGTTGCGACGAGGCCAAGGAAGAAGTCCAGGAAATCGTCGATTTCCTGCGCGATCCCTCCAAATTCCAGAAACTCGGTGGCCGTATTCCCAAGGGTGTGCTGATGGTGGGCAACCCAGGGACGGGCAAGACCTTGCTCGCCAAGGCGATTGCCGGCGAGGCGAAGGTGCCGTTCTTCAGTATTTCCGGCTCCGATTTCGTTGAAATGTTCGTCGGTGTCGGCGCTGCCCGCGTTCGCGACATGTTCGAGAACGCCAAGAAGCACGCCCCGTGCATTATCTTCATCGATGAAATCGACGCCGTCGGTCGTCACCGTGGCGCCGGTCTGGGTGGTGGTAATGATGAACGTGAACAGACCCTCAACCAGTTGCTGGTCGAGATGGATGGTTTCGAAGGCCACACCGGCATCATCGTTATCGCCGCGACCAATCGTCCCGATATCCTCGACCCGGCGCTGCTGCGTCCCGGTCGTTTCGACCGTCAGGTCGTTGTGCCGTTGCCGGATATTCGCGGCCGTGAGGAAATCCTCAAGGTGCATATGCGCAAGGTGCCGATCTCCGGCGACGTCAAGGCCGATATCATCGCCCGCGGCACGCCTGGTTTCTCCGGTGCCGATCTGGCCAACCTGGTCAATGAGGCGGCCCTGTTCGCCGCCCGTGGCAACAAGCGTCTGGTGGACATGGAAGACTTCGAGAAGGCCAAGGACAAGATCATGATGGGCGCCGAGCGCCGAAGCATGGTGATGACCGAGGAAGAGAAGATGAACACGGCCTACCACGAGTCTGGTCATGCCGTGGTTGCCAAGCTGGTGCCCAAGTCTGATCCGGTGCACAAGGTCACGATCATTCCGCGTGGCCGTGCCCTGGGGCTGACCATGCAACTGCCGGAGCAGGATCGTTACGCCTACGACCGTGAATACCTGATGAGCCGTATTGCTGTGCTGTTCGGCGGGCGGATTGCCGAAGAACTGTTCATGAACCAGATGACCACCGGCGCTTCGAACGATTTCGAGCGGGCGACGGCAATGGCACGTGACATGGTCACCCGCTACGGGATGTCCGACCTGGGTGTCATGGTCTATGGCGAGAATGAGGGCGAAGTATTCCTCGGTCGTTCGGTGACCCAGCACAAGAATGTGTCGGAAGCGACGATGCAGAAGGTCGATGCCGAAATTCGCCGCTTGATCGACGAGCAGTACGCTTTGGCCCGTCGTCTGCTTGAGGAAAATCGCGACAAGGTCGAGGCCATGACCAAGGCCCTGCTCGAATGGGAAACCATCGATGCCGAGCAGATCGACGACATCATGGCCGGCAAGTCGCCGCGTCCGCCCAAGCCGTCCCAGTCGACCCCGCGTTCGAGTACGCCGAGCGATACGCCGGGAGCGGAACCTAGCGCCGCCGCACCAGCCTGA
- a CDS encoding DUF4149 domain-containing protein, translating to MRRLSEALYLFAITLWVGGLWAIGYMAAPVLFAGLGDRQLAGMVAGKLFALIGWVGLACAAWLLVFLVSRWGGRVVRSAVFWLVFVMALLAAASQFGIQPLMAQLKLDALPREVMESVLRDRFAAWHGISSILYLVQSLLGLWLVLWSGRGLR from the coding sequence GTGCGCCGACTGAGCGAAGCCCTCTACTTGTTTGCCATCACGCTGTGGGTGGGTGGACTGTGGGCCATTGGTTATATGGCGGCACCGGTGCTCTTTGCCGGCCTGGGTGACCGGCAACTGGCCGGGATGGTGGCTGGCAAGCTGTTTGCCTTGATCGGCTGGGTGGGGTTGGCATGTGCCGCCTGGCTACTGGTATTTCTGGTGTCGCGCTGGGGTGGGCGAGTGGTGCGCAGTGCGGTGTTCTGGCTGGTGTTCGTGATGGCACTGCTGGCTGCTGCCAGCCAGTTCGGCATTCAGCCGCTGATGGCACAACTCAAGCTCGATGCCTTGCCGCGGGAAGTGATGGAAAGTGTACTGCGCGACCGTTTTGCTGCGTGGCACGGCATCTCCAGCATCCTCTACCTGGTGCAGAGTCTGCTGGGATTGTGGCTGGTGTTGTGGAGTGGTCGCGGGCTAAGGTGA
- the greA gene encoding transcription elongation factor GreA, protein MSKVPLTVKGAEKLREELHRLKTVDRPWVIGAIAEARAHGDLSENAEYDAAKERQGFIEGRIQEVEGKLSHAQIIDPTLLDADGRCVFGATLDLEDQDSGDAVTYQIVGEDEADIKAGKISVNSPLARALIGKYAGDIAQVQTPGGMREYEVIDVRYE, encoded by the coding sequence ATGAGCAAAGTTCCCCTGACCGTAAAAGGCGCCGAAAAGCTGCGCGAAGAACTGCATCGCCTGAAGACGGTGGATCGCCCCTGGGTGATCGGCGCCATCGCCGAGGCGCGGGCCCATGGCGACCTCTCCGAAAATGCCGAATACGATGCAGCAAAGGAGCGTCAGGGCTTCATCGAAGGGCGTATCCAGGAAGTCGAAGGCAAGTTGTCGCATGCCCAGATCATTGACCCCACGCTGCTCGATGCCGATGGTCGTTGTGTCTTTGGGGCAACGCTCGATCTTGAGGATCAGGACTCCGGCGATGCCGTGACCTACCAGATCGTTGGTGAGGACGAAGCTGACATCAAGGCCGGAAAAATTTCGGTCAACTCTCCGCTGGCCCGGGCCCTGATCGGCAAATATGCCGGCGATATTGCCCAGGTCCAGACGCCGGGTGGCATGCGTGAATACGAAGTGATCGACGTCCGTTACGAATAA
- the tpiA gene encoding triose-phosphate isomerase, whose amino-acid sequence MRRKLVAGNWKMHGTLQQNAALLARIAAGASGLTCEIAVCPPYPYLGQGQAALQGSSVALGAQSVSEHPVGAFTGEVSASMLVEFGCRYVLVGHSERRAMFGESDAVVAAKFQAAQKAGLVPVLCVGETLGEREAGQTTSVIARQLSAVLDRVGVAALASAVIAYEPVWAIGTGVTASPAQAQAVHAAIRAQVAELDAGVAEGLRILYGGSVKPQNAKELFGQSDIDGGLIGGAALVADDFLTICLAAN is encoded by the coding sequence ATGCGTAGAAAGCTCGTTGCTGGTAACTGGAAGATGCACGGCACATTGCAGCAGAACGCGGCCTTGCTGGCGCGTATCGCGGCAGGCGCTTCCGGATTGACCTGCGAAATCGCAGTATGTCCGCCCTATCCCTATCTCGGACAGGGGCAGGCAGCCTTGCAGGGCTCGTCGGTGGCGCTCGGTGCTCAGTCGGTGAGTGAGCATCCTGTTGGTGCTTTTACCGGCGAAGTTTCCGCGTCGATGCTCGTTGAATTCGGGTGTCGCTACGTACTGGTCGGCCATTCCGAGCGGCGTGCAATGTTTGGCGAAAGCGATGCCGTCGTTGCCGCTAAGTTTCAAGCGGCGCAAAAAGCCGGTCTGGTGCCCGTTCTGTGTGTTGGTGAAACACTGGGTGAGCGCGAAGCCGGTCAGACCACTTCGGTGATCGCCCGGCAGTTGTCGGCGGTTCTCGATCGGGTCGGTGTTGCGGCGCTGGCATCGGCAGTGATTGCCTATGAGCCGGTCTGGGCTATCGGTACCGGTGTCACGGCATCTCCGGCGCAGGCGCAGGCGGTGCATGCGGCGATCCGGGCTCAGGTGGCGGAGCTGGATGCAGGTGTGGCAGAAGGTTTGCGTATTCTCTACGGCGGTAGTGTAAAGCCGCAGAATGCGAAGGAGTTGTTTGGGCAGTCGGACATCGATGGTGGTTTGATCGGTGGCGCCGCCTTGGTTGCTGATGATTTTTTGACGATTTGCCTCGCGGCGAATTGA
- the yhbY gene encoding ribosome assembly RNA-binding protein YhbY — protein sequence MLQITSAQRRELRAQAHALNPVVSIAENGLTEGVLKEIELNLNAHELIKIRVYGDSRENRLAYYEQICTQLGAAQVQHIGKLLVVYRPIPAEIAAANAKKAPKPRRPIPAAPRKSKRAFQG from the coding sequence ATGCTGCAAATTACATCGGCCCAGCGCCGCGAACTGCGCGCCCAGGCCCACGCCCTGAATCCGGTTGTCTCGATTGCCGAGAACGGCCTCACCGAGGGCGTTCTGAAGGAAATCGAGTTGAACCTTAACGCCCACGAACTGATCAAGATCCGCGTTTATGGTGACAGCCGCGAAAATCGTCTCGCCTATTATGAGCAGATTTGTACCCAACTGGGTGCCGCACAGGTTCAACACATCGGCAAGCTGCTGGTGGTTTATCGCCCCATCCCCGCTGAAATCGCTGCGGCCAACGCCAAAAAAGCCCCCAAACCGCGCCGTCCGATTCCTGCCGCACCGCGCAAAAGCAAGCGCGCCTTTCAGGGCTGA
- a CDS encoding NADH-quinone oxidoreductase subunit A has translation MENYFPILMFVLVGIAVGVLPIAMGFLLAPSRPDPEKLSPYECGFEAFEDARMKFDVRFYLIAILFILFDLEIAFLFPWASIFKDIVATESIKLFGFVEMLVFVAILVIGYVYAWAKGALEWE, from the coding sequence ATGGAAAACTACTTTCCAATCCTGATGTTCGTTCTGGTGGGGATTGCGGTTGGCGTTCTGCCTATCGCGATGGGCTTTCTTCTTGCTCCAAGCCGACCGGATCCTGAAAAGCTCTCTCCTTACGAGTGCGGCTTCGAGGCTTTTGAAGATGCGCGCATGAAGTTCGATGTGCGCTTCTATCTGATAGCCATTCTCTTCATTTTGTTCGATCTGGAAATTGCCTTCCTGTTCCCCTGGGCGTCAATTTTCAAGGACATCGTTGCGACCGAGTCGATCAAGTTGTTCGGCTTTGTCGAAATGCTCGTATTCGTTGCCATCCTGGTCATTGGTTATGTATATGCCTGGGCCAAGGGCGCGCTGGAATGGGAATGA
- the rlmE gene encoding 23S rRNA (uridine(2552)-2'-O)-methyltransferase RlmE has protein sequence MKRTRTSKAWMREHVNDTYVQLARKDGWRSRAAFKLLEIDDKDKLLKRGEVVVDLGATPGGWSQVATKRVGDGGMVIALDLLEMEPIHNVHFIQGDFREDEVLEQLEKHVGDRQVGLVMSDMAPNMSGVPLVDQARIMHLAELGLEFSRAHLKPEGAFLVKVFQGTDYETFLRQMRETFKTVVVRKPDASRDRSAELYLLGRTLR, from the coding sequence ATGAAAAGAACGAGAACCAGTAAAGCTTGGATGCGCGAGCATGTCAATGATACCTACGTGCAGTTGGCGCGGAAGGACGGATGGCGTTCGCGTGCCGCTTTCAAGTTGCTCGAGATCGATGACAAGGACAAATTGCTCAAGCGCGGCGAGGTCGTTGTCGACCTTGGCGCGACGCCGGGTGGCTGGTCTCAGGTCGCAACCAAGAGGGTTGGCGACGGCGGCATGGTGATTGCCCTTGATCTCCTCGAGATGGAGCCGATTCACAATGTTCATTTTATTCAGGGGGATTTCCGTGAAGACGAGGTCCTCGAACAACTGGAAAAACATGTCGGTGATCGCCAGGTGGGGCTTGTAATGTCCGATATGGCCCCCAATATGTCAGGGGTGCCGCTGGTCGATCAGGCGCGCATCATGCATCTGGCCGAGCTGGGGCTGGAGTTTTCTCGGGCGCATCTGAAACCGGAGGGTGCTTTTCTGGTCAAAGTGTTCCAAGGGACAGATTACGAAACATTTCTGCGCCAGATGCGGGAGACTTTCAAGACGGTTGTGGTGCGCAAACCGGATGCTTCACGTGATCGCAGCGCCGAGCTTTATTTGCTCGGACGCACATTGCGCTAA
- the secG gene encoding preprotein translocase subunit SecG has translation MNWLFSLVLTIHILVAIAIIGLVLMQHGKGADMGAAFGSGASGSLFGATGSANFLSRTTGVLAAVFFVTSLTLAYIASSKPKTTGSVMQETVQSETVSPPASTGGESPAAPAGAGSKAKDIPK, from the coding sequence ATGAACTGGTTATTTTCTCTCGTCCTGACGATCCATATCCTGGTGGCAATTGCCATTATTGGTCTGGTGCTCATGCAGCATGGCAAAGGTGCCGATATGGGGGCTGCTTTTGGTAGTGGTGCGTCCGGTAGCCTGTTTGGTGCCACGGGCTCAGCCAACTTTTTGAGTCGGACCACCGGCGTTCTTGCTGCCGTGTTTTTTGTCACCAGCCTGACTCTGGCTTACATTGCTTCAAGCAAGCCAAAAACGACTGGCAGTGTCATGCAAGAAACGGTACAATCCGAGACTGTTTCGCCGCCTGCTTCAACGGGTGGTGAATCGCCAGCGGCTCCTGCAGGTGCGGGTTCCAAGGCGAAAGACATACCGAAGTAA